A genome region from Panicum virgatum strain AP13 chromosome 4K, P.virgatum_v5, whole genome shotgun sequence includes the following:
- the LOC120703128 gene encoding uncharacterized protein LOC120703128 yields MADIVWQHGRKVKGGFKCNYCGREKSGGGATRFKQQLAHRGSDVADCPSVPPDVKAYFMEQLERNKDKARERARQKLLRDAAARSSNVDAEQLGGEGYDEDEELQEALRHSRQEYEFMQQAGPRYERGGGSGSRARGSDVRGMFTRSRSHVPERVRDYHLGLSSAPRQQRIDTSPWTVKGRTKKDLLGRAWEKACHAVGIPGRKVDDPYFRAAIVETQNQGVGIKIPSGRDIDGKYLDENVKEIHNEIEKWKAEWEHCGVTLMCDSWTGPMRNSVINFLVYSGGTMYFLKSIDASGEIQDHQFLLQAIKSQVLKVGSENVVQIVTDNGSNYKKACNMLTEDFPHIAWQPCLAHTINLMLKDIGKWPEHEATIGSAQRISSWLYNSNHLHSMMRDAIGGELVKWNATRFGTNYMFLESIMKKKDQFMSWLVSPQFRNSRHFRTQNGRYSFECMTNLDWWTNMANVINDVEPLYIYLRFDDQGKTKISPLQRQGKRTRTDDEEVVGSDDSTTDPSGDDNDNGGSDGNDGGDSDGNDGGASGWQHEGAIVFTGEENYTHATQDTDHGAPVSQRQTRSAHTRGRQALLAYDQDSSSSSSTGQY; encoded by the exons ATGGCCGACATTGTGTGGCAGCATGGCAGAAAGGTCAAGGGTGGATTCAAATGCAATTATTGTGGCAGGGAGAAGAGTGGCGGAGGGGCAACAAGGTTCAAACAACAATTGGCACATAGGGGAAGCGATGTGGCAGACTGCCCGTCGGTTCCACCAGATGTGAAGGCATACTTTATGGAGCAGTTGGAAAGGAATAAAGATAAAGCAAGAGAAAGGGCCCGTCAAAAGCTATTGAGGGACGCAGCAGCTAGGTCATCAAACGTTGACGCAGAGCAGCTGGGGGGCGAGGGGTACGATGAGGACGAAGAGTTGCAGGAAGCACTACGACATTCAAGGCAGGAGTACGAGTTCATGCAACAAGCTGGCCCAAGATATGAGAGGGGTGGTGGCTCCGGATCACGAGCTCGAGGTAGTGATGTTCGGGGCATGTTCACTAGGAGCCGGTCACATGTCCCTGAGAGGGTTAGGGATTACCACCTTGGGTTGAGCTCGGCTCCACGACAACAACGGATAGATACTAGTCCATGGACTGTGAAGGGGAGGACTAAGAAGGACCTTCTTGGGAGGGCATGGGAAAAAGCTTGCCATGCTGTAGGTATTCCAGGACGGAAAGTCGATGACCCTTACTTTAGGGCTGCCATCGTGGAGACACAAAATCAAG GTGTTGGCATCAAAATACCATCAGGAagggatattgatggcaagtatTTAGATGAGAATGTGAAGGAGATACATAACGAGATAGAGAAGTGGAAGGCCGAGTGGGAACATTGTGGTGTCACCCTCATGTGTGATTCCTGGACCGGGCCTATgaggaactcggttatcaattTTTTGGTCTATAGCGGGGGCACCATGTATTTCTTGAAGTCGATTGATGCGTCGGGTGAAATACAAGACCACCAATTCTTATTACAG GCGATCAAATCACAGGTCTTGAAAGTGGGCAGTGAGAATGTTGTTCAGATAGTGACTGACAATGGATCGAACTATAAAAAGGCATGCAACATGCTCACTGAAGATTTCCCTCAcattgcatggcagccttgcctTGCCCACACCATAAACCTTATGCTGAAGGACATAGGGAAGTGGCCAGAACATGAAGCAACCATTGGAAGCGCGCAACGCATTAGCAGTTGGCTCTACAACTCAAACCATCTTCACAGCATGATGAGGGATGCTATTGGTGGGGAGTTGGTCAAATGGAATGCAACTAGATTTGGGACCAACTACATGTTTCTTGAAAGCataatgaagaagaaagaccaGTTTATGTCATGGTTAGTCTCACCTCAATTCAGAAATTCCCGCCACTTTCGTACGCAGAATGGAAGGTACTCTTTCGAGTGCATGACTAATCTTGATTGGTGGACCAATATGGCAAATGTGATCAATGATGTCGAGCCTCTCTACATTTATCTTCGATTTGATGACCAAG GGAAGACTAAGATTAGTCCTCTACAGAGACAAGGGAAGAGAACCAGAACTGACGATGAGGAGGTCGTTGGTAGTGATGACAGCACAACTGACCCTAGTGGTGATGACAATGACAATGGTGGCAGTGATGGCAACGACGGTGGTGACAGTGATGGCAACGACGGTGGTGCTTCGGGTTGGCAGCACGAAGGTGCTATTGTGTTTACTGGTGAGGAGAACTACACCCATGCCACACAAGATACAGATCATGGAGCACCCGTATCACAACGACAGACAAGATCTGCACATACACGTGGTCGACAGGCCCTCCTTGCATATGATCAAGATAGCTCTAGCTCCTCTTCCACTGGTCAGTATTAG
- the LOC120703127 gene encoding membrane-anchored ubiquitin-fold protein 3-like: MAGGKEPIEVKFRLFDGTDIGPSKYDPSTTVAALKEFVLARWPQDKEIVPKTVNDVKLINAGRILENSKTLAESRVPVGEVPGSVITMHVVVRPPQSNKSEKQQSNSPKQNRCGCTIL; this comes from the exons ATGGCCGGCGGGAAGGAGCCGATCGAGGTGAAGTTCCGGCTCTTCGACGGCACCGACATCGGGCCCAGCAAGTACGACCCCAGCACCACCGTCGCCGCGCTCAAGGAGTTCGTCCTCGCCCGGTGGCCGCAGG ATAAAGAAATAGTTCCAAAAACTGTCAATGATGTGAAGCTCATCAATGCTGGAAGGATACTGGAGAATAGCAAAACTCTCGCCGAGTCACGAGTCCCAGTTGGAGAAGTTCCTGGAAGTGTGATTACAATGCATGTTGTTGTGCGGCCGCCCCAATCAAACAAAAGTG AGAAGCAACAGTCAAACTCTCCGAAGCAGAACAGATGCGGATGTACGATATTGTGA